One window from the genome of Hoplias malabaricus isolate fHopMal1 chromosome 18, fHopMal1.hap1, whole genome shotgun sequence encodes:
- the trim47 gene encoding E3 ubiquitin-protein ligase TRIM47 isoform X1, translating to MAAAGDTRGELQKELICAICLDYFDDPVILKCGHNFCRMCILMHWEENGGDDIGYQCPECRMVFGKMSFTKNYLVKNLVDKLSDFDCLKTCRPPAPVKPVKMEGKCERHHEELKLYCHTDRKPICVVCRESRAHRHHDVAPVPEVVEDMKGELKLRLIKLNWQKSMCARVKAIDEQAKTDVKVCELKKQALKEKIEDDVGALVQFLLDEKEGLLERLEDEEASTIALIDENLKLVESEAAKVDKAIADIQNQLSESANFENISKAYSSPSHVSLTVQAVNCPPDFTEFTGPFQLILWKKMMHVLHTMPQNLTLDLDTAHPSLAISDFDTKVEEGRVRSQEPDLPQRFTRFFGVLATARYSSGQHYWEVDVRDKGVWYLGVTTECSNRKGFVNLSPSAGYWSLCLQDRLYANEEDSRVPVADYWNSPRVGVFLDYDRGHVTFFDAVTMKRIYNFIAYFDEPVSPFFSPGKNDPGSRLQICHFY from the exons ATGGCCGCCGCCGGAGATACGAGAGGAGAGCTACAGAAGGAGCTCATTTGTGCCATTTGCCTCGACTACTTCGACGACCCCGTGATCTTAAAATGTGGCCACAACTTCTGCCGCATGTGTATCTTGATGCACTGGGAGGAGAACGGCGGAGACGACATCGGTTACCAGTGTCCAGAGTGTCGGATG GTGTTTGGCAAAATGAGCTTTACGAAGAACTACCTGGTGAAGAACCTGGTGGATAAATTGAGCGACTTTGACTGTTTGAAGACCTGCAGGCCTCCTGCTCCAGTAAAGCCAGTCAAAATGGAGGGTAAATGTGAGCGGCACCACGAGGAGTTGAAGCTGTACTGTCACACAGACAGAAAGCCCATTTGTGTGGTGTGCAGGGAATCTAGGGCTCACAG ACACCATGATGTTGCTCCTGTGCCAGAGGTTGTTGAGGATATGAAG GGCGAGCTAAAGCTAAGGCTTATCAAACTGAACTGGCAGAAGTCGATGTGTGCCAGAGTCAAAGCTATAGATGAGCAAGCTAAAACGGATGTGAAAGTATGTGAG CTGAAGAAGCAAGCCTTGAAAGAGAAGATAGAAGATGACGTGGGAGCACTGGTCCAGTTCTTGCTGGATGAGAAGGAAGGGCTCTTGGAGAGACTGGAAGACGAGGAGGCATCCACGATAGCCCTAATAGATGAGAACCTTAAGTTGGTAGAAAGTGAAGCAGCTAAAGTGGACAAGGCTATTGCTGACATTCAGAATCAGCTCAGTGAATCTGCCAATTTTGAG aataTCAGCAAAGCATATTCAAG CCCAAGCCACGTGAGCCTTACTGTCCAGGCAGTGAACTGTCCTCCTGATTTCACAGAGTTCACTGGCCCCTTTCAACTTATACTGTGGAAAAAGATGATGCATGTACTGCATACAA TGCCCCAGAATCTGACGCTTGATCTCGACACTGCCCACCCATCCCTGGCCATAAGTGACTTTGATACTAAGGTGGAAGAGGGCCGTGTGCGCTCACAGGAGCCTGACTTGCCCCAGCGATTCACACGCTTCTTTGGGGTATTAGCCACAGCTCGATACTCGAGTGGCCAGCACTATTGGGAGGTGGACGTGCGGGACAAAGGTGTGTGGTATCTGGGCGTCACCACAGAGTGCAGCAACCGCAAGGGCTTCGTTAACTTGTCTCCTTCGGCTGGGTACTGGAGCCTGTGCCTGCAGGACCGACTGTATGCCAACGAGGAGGACTCCCGTGTGCCTGTGGCCGACTACTGGAACTCGCCGCGTGTTGGCGTTTTCCTGGACTATGACAGGGGACACGTAACATTCTTTGACGCAGTCACTATGAAGCGCATCTATAACTTTATTGCCTACTTTGATGAGCCTGTGTCACCCTTCTTTAGCCCAGGCAAGAACGACCCAGGCAGTCGGCTGCAAATCTGCCACTTTTACTGA
- the trim47 gene encoding E3 ubiquitin-protein ligase TRIM47 isoform X2 gives MAAAGDTRGELQKELICAICLDYFDDPVILKCGHNFCRMCILMHWEENGGDDIGYQCPECRMVFGKMSFTKNYLVKNLVDKLSDFDCLKTCRPPAPVKPVKMEGKCERHHEELKLYCHTDRKPICVVCRESRAHRHHDVAPVPEVVEDMKGELKLRLIKLNWQKSMCARVKAIDEQAKTDVKLKKQALKEKIEDDVGALVQFLLDEKEGLLERLEDEEASTIALIDENLKLVESEAAKVDKAIADIQNQLSESANFENISKAYSSPSHVSLTVQAVNCPPDFTEFTGPFQLILWKKMMHVLHTMPQNLTLDLDTAHPSLAISDFDTKVEEGRVRSQEPDLPQRFTRFFGVLATARYSSGQHYWEVDVRDKGVWYLGVTTECSNRKGFVNLSPSAGYWSLCLQDRLYANEEDSRVPVADYWNSPRVGVFLDYDRGHVTFFDAVTMKRIYNFIAYFDEPVSPFFSPGKNDPGSRLQICHFY, from the exons ATGGCCGCCGCCGGAGATACGAGAGGAGAGCTACAGAAGGAGCTCATTTGTGCCATTTGCCTCGACTACTTCGACGACCCCGTGATCTTAAAATGTGGCCACAACTTCTGCCGCATGTGTATCTTGATGCACTGGGAGGAGAACGGCGGAGACGACATCGGTTACCAGTGTCCAGAGTGTCGGATG GTGTTTGGCAAAATGAGCTTTACGAAGAACTACCTGGTGAAGAACCTGGTGGATAAATTGAGCGACTTTGACTGTTTGAAGACCTGCAGGCCTCCTGCTCCAGTAAAGCCAGTCAAAATGGAGGGTAAATGTGAGCGGCACCACGAGGAGTTGAAGCTGTACTGTCACACAGACAGAAAGCCCATTTGTGTGGTGTGCAGGGAATCTAGGGCTCACAG ACACCATGATGTTGCTCCTGTGCCAGAGGTTGTTGAGGATATGAAG GGCGAGCTAAAGCTAAGGCTTATCAAACTGAACTGGCAGAAGTCGATGTGTGCCAGAGTCAAAGCTATAGATGAGCAAGCTAAAACGGATGTGAAA CTGAAGAAGCAAGCCTTGAAAGAGAAGATAGAAGATGACGTGGGAGCACTGGTCCAGTTCTTGCTGGATGAGAAGGAAGGGCTCTTGGAGAGACTGGAAGACGAGGAGGCATCCACGATAGCCCTAATAGATGAGAACCTTAAGTTGGTAGAAAGTGAAGCAGCTAAAGTGGACAAGGCTATTGCTGACATTCAGAATCAGCTCAGTGAATCTGCCAATTTTGAG aataTCAGCAAAGCATATTCAAG CCCAAGCCACGTGAGCCTTACTGTCCAGGCAGTGAACTGTCCTCCTGATTTCACAGAGTTCACTGGCCCCTTTCAACTTATACTGTGGAAAAAGATGATGCATGTACTGCATACAA TGCCCCAGAATCTGACGCTTGATCTCGACACTGCCCACCCATCCCTGGCCATAAGTGACTTTGATACTAAGGTGGAAGAGGGCCGTGTGCGCTCACAGGAGCCTGACTTGCCCCAGCGATTCACACGCTTCTTTGGGGTATTAGCCACAGCTCGATACTCGAGTGGCCAGCACTATTGGGAGGTGGACGTGCGGGACAAAGGTGTGTGGTATCTGGGCGTCACCACAGAGTGCAGCAACCGCAAGGGCTTCGTTAACTTGTCTCCTTCGGCTGGGTACTGGAGCCTGTGCCTGCAGGACCGACTGTATGCCAACGAGGAGGACTCCCGTGTGCCTGTGGCCGACTACTGGAACTCGCCGCGTGTTGGCGTTTTCCTGGACTATGACAGGGGACACGTAACATTCTTTGACGCAGTCACTATGAAGCGCATCTATAACTTTATTGCCTACTTTGATGAGCCTGTGTCACCCTTCTTTAGCCCAGGCAAGAACGACCCAGGCAGTCGGCTGCAAATCTGCCACTTTTACTGA